One region of Arvicola amphibius chromosome 3, mArvAmp1.2, whole genome shotgun sequence genomic DNA includes:
- the LOC119809355 gene encoding olfactory receptor 148-like, with the protein MRNYTLLNEFILLGIPQTQGLEILLFVVFLFIYLFTLLGNSLIFTAIVSSSTLHTPMYFFLGLLSIFDMLFPSVTCPKMLLYLSGQSPAISYKGCATQLFFYHLLGSTEGCLYSVMACDRYVAICHPLRYMLIMKPGVCVSLVTIAFSVGFLHATILTSFTFQLVYCASNQIDYFFCDLPAVLPLACSDSRLAQKVGSINVGFLALILLFSVCVSYARIGIAILRIRSAEGRQKAFSTCSAHLTAILCAYGPVIIIYLQRTPNPLLSALMQILNNIVSPMLNALIYSLRNKEVKRSLRRVFHSLAEVFRN; encoded by the coding sequence ATGAGGAACTACACACTACTCAATGAATTCATCCTACTGGGAATACCCCAAACACAAGGACTGGAGATTCTACTCTTTGTTGTGTTCTTATTCATCTACCTCTTCACCTTGCTTGGAAATTCACTCATTTTCACAGCAATAGTTTCCTCATCTACCCTTCACACTCCCATGTATTTCTTCTTGGGACTTCTATCCATTTTTGACATGCTGTTCCCATCAGTAACCTGCCCCAAGATGCTGCTTTATCTCTCTGGTCAGAGCCCCGCCATCTCTTACAAAGGCTGTGCTACCCAGCTCTTCTTCTATCACCTCCTGGGTTCTACTGAAGGTTGCCTCTATTCTGTGATGGCTTGTGATCGCTATGTTGCCATCTGTCACCCACTGCGATACATGCTCATCATGAAACCTGGAGTGTGTGTGAGCTTGGTAACAATAGCTTTTTCAGTGGGATTTCTTCACGCCACCATCCTGACCTCTTTTACCTTTCAATTAGTCTACTGTGCATCTAATCAAATAGACTATTTCTTCTGTGACCTTCCTGCAGTTTTGCCTTTGGCTTGTTCTGATAGCAGACTGGCTCAGAAGGTGGGTTCCATTAATGTTGGCTTTCtggctctgattcttctcttcagtGTTTGTGTCTCTTATGCACGCATTGGGATTGCCATTCTGAGAATCCGTTCAGCAGAGGGCAGGCAGAAAGCATTCTCCACCTGCAGTGCCCACCTCACTGCCATCCTCTGTGCCTATGGACCTGTCATCATCATCTACCTGCAGCGCACTCCAAATCCCCTGCTTAGTGCTTTGatgcaaatattaaataatattgtcTCACCCATGCTGAATGCATTAATCTATTCACTGAGGAACAAAGAAGTAAAGAGGTCCTTAAGAAGGGTATTTCACAGTTTAGCTGAGGTGTTTAGGAATTAA